Proteins encoded within one genomic window of Methanobrevibacter thaueri:
- a CDS encoding PDDEXK family nuclease gives MDSFEALIGKSINEVTLNESPNFFLAPLKYSLKRCGRRYPATKYRLVDIDYFDLISFSELFKREAIMIIWYDDEDIITDLEIYYLSNDFDILFKDYYFIKKAIDNGEAHNLTEGDTTYLGAARINEKVPQPNSDRLANKREFVLKKKYLQKIINEMGY, from the coding sequence ATGGATTCATTTGAGGCATTAATCGGAAAGAGCATTAATGAAGTAACCTTAAATGAATCACCAAATTTTTTTTTAGCGCCGCTTAAATACTCCCTTAAGCGTTGCGGCAGACGATATCCCGCTACAAAATATAGGCTGGTAGATATTGATTATTTTGATTTAATCTCCTTTTCTGAACTGTTCAAGCGTGAGGCAATAATGATTATCTGGTATGATGACGAGGATATCATAACGGATTTGGAAATCTATTATCTCAGCAATGACTTTGATATACTTTTTAAGGACTATTACTTCATCAAGAAGGCCATTGACAATGGCGAGGCCCATAACCTGACGGAAGGGGACACGACTTATCTTGGCGCTGCACGGATTAATGAGAAGGTGCCTCAACCAAACAGCGACAGGCTGGCAAACAAACGTGAATTTGTTTTGAAAAAGAAGTATCTTCAGAAGATAATTAATGAAATGGGCTATTGA
- a CDS encoding transcriptional regulator: MPNDDVQLEKIAYVLASEHRKNIILFLDNEYHTPKEIGKAINVKTNHISNLLSQLRKIDLIYCATPDLRKGRLYSLTEEGEKVLDYIKTHEEKLKN; this comes from the coding sequence ATGCCAAATGATGATGTACAATTAGAAAAAATCGCTTATGTTCTGGCATCAGAGCATAGGAAAAACATAATCCTCTTTTTGGATAACGAATATCATACTCCAAAAGAGATTGGGAAAGCAATTAACGTCAAGACCAACCACATCAGTAATCTATTGTCCCAATTAAGAAAAATTGATTTGATTTATTGTGCCACACCGGATCTCCGCAAAGGAAGACTGTATTCACTTACCGAAGAGGGAGAAAAGGTTTTAGATTACATTAAAACACATGAAGAGAAATTAAAAAATTGA
- a CDS encoding TIGR04076 family protein produces MKKVKITILKTTLQEDLAKEYGVDGLTTCPLMKEGEVYYADYARPEGFCDEAWKAIYQYVFALAHGASEIWYYSDWIKTPGVAIVSCNDGLRPVIMKLEATEIEALPEE; encoded by the coding sequence ATGAAAAAAGTAAAAATCACCATATTGAAAACAACCCTTCAGGAAGACCTGGCAAAGGAGTACGGAGTTGACGGCCTCACAACATGTCCTCTTATGAAAGAGGGAGAGGTGTATTATGCCGATTATGCAAGGCCTGAAGGATTTTGCGATGAGGCCTGGAAGGCAATATATCAGTATGTATTCGCATTGGCCCATGGAGCCAGTGAAATCTGGTATTATTCCGACTGGATTAAGACTCCCGGCGTTGCAATCGTTTCCTGCAACGATGGGTTGAGGCCGGTGATAATGAAATTAGAAGCGACTGAAATCGAAGCCCTTCCGGAGGAGTGA
- a CDS encoding zinc ribbon domain-containing protein, with product MPTCPNCGSYIPLGNHSCSCGTTIRYDDDDEDYEEQSRRASHAEALIWLKKQAEAKRRSENPYDNDLLNELHHEGAPSKMLDKMSEGLWLLNNNYGLEWDDYEFLDPLLIFILKKHHDYFDVKIRAKYNVESVYNEVVLLEDTIIPDFTRLYSNDQFKKIVREMEEKTDSKFHFCRVVIIGYEFMVSAVFDDRGYIVDFENMRLVE from the coding sequence ATGCCAACCTGTCCCAATTGCGGCAGCTACATCCCCTTGGGAAATCATTCATGCAGCTGCGGAACCACAATCAGATATGACGATGATGATGAGGACTACGAGGAACAGTCAAGACGTGCAAGTCACGCTGAAGCTTTAATTTGGCTGAAAAAACAGGCAGAAGCCAAAAGAAGAAGCGAAAACCCTTATGACAATGACCTTTTAAATGAGCTTCATCATGAAGGCGCTCCGTCGAAGATGCTTGACAAAATGAGTGAGGGACTATGGCTTTTGAACAACAACTACGGCCTTGAATGGGATGATTATGAATTTCTGGACCCTCTCCTAATTTTCATTCTCAAGAAGCATCATGATTACTTTGACGTGAAAATAAGGGCGAAATATAATGTAGAAAGCGTATACAATGAGGTTGTTCTGCTTGAGGACACGATCATTCCTGATTTTACAAGACTCTACTCAAATGACCAGTTCAAAAAAATAGTTAGGGAAATGGAAGAGAAGACTGATTCCAAGTTCCATTTCTGCAGGGTGGTTATCATAGGTTATGAGTTCATGGTTTCCGCCGTTTTCGACGATAGGGGATACATTGTCGATTTTGAAAACATGCGGCTAGTCGAATAG
- a CDS encoding CatA-like O-acetyltransferase: MREIEFNLEENPFINFLSTRYAISARINVEKLWNWCHENEKSFFIMSLGCLLNATNSVPELRRRIIDGKVIEYEELEGVSPIMDEDNDIYREMRVKTPQEFDDIIQWHDYVKELSADILCGEKEGFFIEMEDRDRTNIVNLSCIPWIDFDTLTNCVVYGNAIQPLITWGKVNEKYEMSVSITVSHIFVNGRELGYFFENAQKEFDGELFD; this comes from the coding sequence ATGAGAGAAATTGAATTTAATTTAGAAGAAAATCCGTTTATAAACTTCCTTTCAACCAGATACGCAATATCCGCAAGAATAAATGTGGAAAAGCTATGGAACTGGTGTCATGAAAATGAAAAATCATTTTTCATAATGAGCCTGGGCTGCCTTTTGAACGCCACAAACAGCGTTCCCGAACTCAGAAGAAGAATAATTGACGGCAAGGTCATCGAATATGAAGAGCTTGAAGGTGTAAGTCCGATAATGGATGAGGACAATGATATATATCGTGAAATGCGAGTTAAAACACCTCAGGAATTTGATGACATCATCCAATGGCATGACTATGTGAAGGAGTTGTCTGCCGATATTCTATGCGGTGAAAAGGAAGGCTTTTTCATTGAAATGGAGGACAGGGACAGGACAAACATCGTAAACCTATCCTGCATACCATGGATCGATTTCGACACACTCACCAACTGCGTGGTCTACGGAAACGCAATCCAGCCCCTGATAACATGGGGAAAAGTGAATGAAAAATACGAAATGAGCGTTTCAATCACCGTTTCACACATATTCGTGAACGGGCGTGAACTTGGATACTTCTTTGAAAATGCGCAAAAAGAGTTTGACGGCGAACTATTCGACTAG
- a CDS encoding FAD-dependent oxidoreductase has protein sequence MKVVIVGGGAGGISTASNIRKLDKEIEITVLTRDNKVAYSPCAIPYVLSGKIESFDDIIMRTPEDYKEKDIDVITEVEVTEVDSDKKTVTYEKNGKKTVMDYDKLVLATGGNPFVPPMQGVELDGVFRIRNIDDGMRVQEAMKDAKSAIVTGAGLIGIEIAYALKQQGLDVILSEMLPQIVPRSLDKDMSDILVKYLEMEGIQVVLGKPITKLIGETKVEKACFGDEEIYDADMVIMATGVRAELDLARMAGCEIGRWAILVNDRMETSVEDVYAVGDCVESKDLILGSNTISQLGTTAVRESKTLARTICGKKSKFNPVLNSMVSKVGKLEFGAVGYTTSFAQQNRIRPVVQKVQALTRARYYPNAKPMDIKVICDGNGTIIGCQIIAEERVAERIDTMTLAITEGLTCFDLSNMEFAYAPPVSMVTDPLILAVEEVSKKFN, from the coding sequence ATGAAAGTAGTAATTGTAGGTGGAGGAGCTGGAGGAATATCCACAGCTTCCAATATACGTAAATTAGATAAAGAGATTGAGATAACAGTTCTCACAAGAGACAACAAGGTGGCATACTCTCCATGTGCCATTCCTTATGTACTGTCCGGAAAGATAGAATCTTTCGACGACATCATCATGAGGACTCCTGAAGACTACAAGGAAAAGGACATTGACGTTATCACAGAAGTAGAAGTAACCGAGGTTGACTCAGACAAAAAGACAGTCACCTATGAGAAAAACGGCAAGAAAACAGTCATGGATTACGATAAACTGGTTTTAGCAACTGGTGGAAATCCGTTTGTGCCTCCTATGCAGGGAGTGGAACTGGATGGAGTTTTCAGAATCCGCAACATCGACGACGGTATGAGGGTACAGGAAGCTATGAAGGATGCAAAAAGTGCCATCGTAACCGGTGCGGGATTGATAGGTATTGAAATTGCCTATGCACTCAAGCAGCAAGGCTTGGATGTAATCCTAAGTGAAATGTTGCCTCAAATCGTTCCAAGATCACTTGACAAGGACATGTCAGACATATTGGTGAAATATCTTGAGATGGAAGGAATCCAAGTCGTTTTAGGAAAACCTATCACCAAGCTGATTGGTGAGACTAAAGTAGAAAAGGCATGCTTCGGCGATGAGGAAATCTATGACGCAGACATGGTAATCATGGCAACAGGTGTAAGGGCCGAGTTGGACCTTGCAAGAATGGCAGGATGTGAAATCGGAAGATGGGCAATTCTTGTAAATGACAGGATGGAAACCTCAGTTGAAGACGTTTACGCAGTCGGGGACTGTGTTGAATCCAAGGATTTGATTTTAGGTTCAAACACCATTTCACAATTGGGTACCACTGCAGTTCGCGAATCAAAAACATTGGCCCGTACAATATGCGGCAAGAAATCCAAATTCAATCCGGTATTGAACTCAATGGTGTCAAAAGTCGGTAAATTGGAATTCGGTGCAGTTGGATACACAACAAGTTTCGCTCAACAAAACCGTATCAGGCCTGTAGTTCAAAAGGTACAAGCACTTACAAGAGCACGTTACTATCCAAATGCAAAACCAATGGATATTAAGGTTATATGTGATGGAAACGGAACCATTATAGGCTGTCAAATCATAGCAGAGGAAAGAGTAGCAGAAAGAATCGATACAATGACATTGGCAATTACAGAAGGTTTGACCTGCTTTGATTTGAGCAATATGGAATTTGCCTACGCACCGCCTGTATCAATGGTTACAGACCCATTAATCTTAGCAGTTGAAGAAGTAAGCAAAAAATTTAATTAA
- a CDS encoding Mrp/NBP35 family ATP-binding protein, whose translation MAEHGQGHGHHGHGGQMTPEQQMQMIQQDIRLAKNLGQIKHKIVVMSGKGGVGKSTVAANIAETLQAMGYKTGILDADIHGPNVPKMLGIEMLEEEFNQYQFDKFKELVEAGLDTSLPEEEQREYIENQRKEYQHSIFPVTTASGLKVMSMAFLIDALDRPIIWRGPQKTGAIKQLVSDCHWGKLDFLIIDNPPGTGDEPLTVLQTIPEADLVLMVTTPNVVSQEDVLKCVKMVEMMNIKNIGLIENMAYYICPHCNEKLNIFGEGNGEKFAEEMEITYLGDLPIEEKVSDAPNKEGTISVLDPSDEVSKRFVEIIEDIKKEFLE comes from the coding sequence ATGGCAGAACATGGTCAAGGACATGGCCATCATGGTCACGGGGGTCAGATGACTCCTGAACAACAAATGCAAATGATTCAGCAAGACATAAGACTTGCAAAGAATTTAGGTCAAATCAAGCATAAGATTGTAGTAATGAGTGGAAAGGGAGGAGTAGGAAAATCTACAGTGGCTGCAAACATTGCAGAGACATTACAGGCTATGGGCTACAAGACAGGTATCCTGGATGCGGATATTCACGGACCAAACGTCCCTAAGATGCTCGGTATCGAAATGCTTGAAGAGGAATTCAACCAATATCAATTTGATAAATTTAAAGAACTTGTTGAAGCTGGTCTTGACACCAGCCTGCCTGAAGAGGAACAACGAGAATATATTGAAAATCAAAGGAAGGAATACCAGCATTCCATTTTCCCTGTTACAACCGCAAGTGGATTGAAAGTAATGTCAATGGCATTTCTCATCGATGCGTTGGACAGGCCTATCATCTGGAGAGGACCTCAAAAAACCGGTGCAATCAAGCAGCTGGTTTCCGACTGCCACTGGGGAAAACTTGACTTTTTAATCATTGACAATCCGCCTGGAACTGGGGACGAACCTTTAACAGTTCTTCAAACCATTCCTGAAGCCGATTTGGTATTGATGGTCACCACACCTAACGTCGTTTCACAGGAAGACGTATTGAAATGCGTTAAAATGGTTGAAATGATGAACATCAAAAACATTGGTCTCATCGAAAACATGGCATACTATATCTGTCCTCACTGTAATGAGAAGCTCAACATATTCGGTGAAGGCAACGGTGAAAAGTTCGCAGAGGAAATGGAAATCACCTACTTGGGCGATTTGCCAATTGAAGAAAAGGTTTCCGATGCCCCTAATAAGGAAGGTACAATTTCCGTTCTTGACCCTTCAGATGAAGTGTCCAAGAGATTTGTGGAAATCATTGAAGATATTAAAAAAGAGTTTTTAGAGTAA
- the msrA gene encoding peptide-methionine (S)-S-oxide reductase MsrA has product MFNNKQLNMFEKQQVIYLAGGCFWGVEAFISRLKGVNSTEVGYANGNDLAPTYEKVCSGRTGHAETVKATYNPKIISLEEILENFFRIIDPYSKNRQGADIGTQYRTGIYWQEESQRDTVINFLRQKQKESSKRIVVEARAIGNFYPAEDYHQKYLERNPQGYCHVDLNLIDDEEFDHLTREEYEITQLSMTEPPFSGKYDDFFEDGVYVDVVNGEVLFSSEDKFDSGCGWPAFSRPVSDDVIKKHRDFSHGTTRIEVRSAKSNSHLGHLFDDGPGGSPRYCINSAALKFIPKDELLNNKK; this is encoded by the coding sequence ATGTTTAACAACAAACAATTAAACATGTTTGAAAAACAGCAAGTAATCTATCTGGCGGGAGGGTGCTTTTGGGGCGTTGAGGCATTCATTTCCAGATTGAAGGGAGTCAACTCCACCGAGGTTGGCTATGCCAACGGCAATGACCTTGCACCAACATATGAAAAGGTTTGCAGCGGAAGGACAGGCCATGCCGAAACGGTCAAGGCAACCTACAACCCGAAAATAATCTCCCTGGAGGAAATCCTTGAGAATTTTTTCAGGATTATCGATCCGTACAGCAAAAATCGTCAGGGTGCAGACATCGGAACCCAGTACAGAACAGGAATCTACTGGCAGGAGGAGTCACAAAGGGACACCGTCATCAATTTCCTGAGGCAAAAACAGAAGGAGTCATCAAAAAGGATTGTTGTCGAGGCCCGTGCAATAGGCAATTTCTATCCTGCCGAGGACTATCATCAGAAGTATCTTGAAAGGAATCCGCAGGGCTATTGTCATGTTGATTTAAATTTAATAGACGATGAAGAATTCGACCACTTGACTCGTGAAGAGTATGAAATAACACAGCTTTCTATGACAGAACCGCCATTCAGTGGAAAGTATGATGACTTTTTTGAAGATGGTGTGTATGTAGACGTTGTAAACGGTGAAGTTCTCTTCTCTTCAGAGGACAAGTTCGACTCAGGATGCGGATGGCCGGCATTTTCAAGGCCAGTTTCTGATGATGTGATTAAAAAGCACAGGGACTTCTCACACGGCACAACACGAATAGAGGTTAGAAGCGCAAAGTCAAACTCACATCTGGGCCATCTCTTTGATGACGGACCTGGAGGAAGTCCAAGGTACTGCATAAACTCTGCAGCATTGAAATTCATACCAAAAGATGAATTGTTAAATAACAAAAAATAG
- a CDS encoding ketopantoate reductase family protein, which yields MNILVIGAGGVGIGLATSVASQGADVSIYARGETAKAIKENGIKRTGLFTHYEIKDVPVYEKYEDIPKNSFDYIFIASKTTANEDIAKNLNDHRDILKESTRIIIFQNGFGNDEFYLEYFTKKQVFSARVITGFTRPERHVSEVTVYTEPILLGSLQKEDPKDLQEIADLITESGINCEITDEVDKYLWAKMLYNCTLNPLGAILDVTYGQLTENPYTLEIMNSIIDEIFEVIKASPYETLWQSPEEYRDLFYSKLVPDTYNHYSSTHQDIKRKIPTEIDTLNGKVIQLGKLNNVNVKTNEFIYNLIKAIESTF from the coding sequence ATGAATATTCTAGTTATAGGTGCTGGCGGTGTCGGGATTGGACTTGCAACTTCAGTCGCATCACAGGGCGCAGATGTATCAATCTATGCACGTGGCGAAACAGCAAAAGCAATAAAGGAAAACGGAATCAAAAGAACAGGACTGTTCACACACTATGAGATTAAGGACGTTCCGGTCTATGAGAAATATGAAGACATCCCAAAAAACAGTTTCGACTACATTTTCATAGCCTCAAAAACAACCGCAAATGAGGACATTGCAAAGAATCTGAATGACCACAGGGACATTCTTAAGGAAAGCACCAGAATAATCATCTTCCAGAACGGATTCGGTAATGACGAGTTTTACCTTGAATACTTCACAAAAAAGCAGGTCTTCTCAGCACGGGTAATCACAGGTTTTACAAGACCCGAAAGACATGTCAGTGAAGTTACAGTCTACACCGAACCTATACTGCTCGGGTCCCTTCAAAAAGAAGATCCGAAAGATTTGCAGGAAATAGCTGACTTGATAACAGAATCAGGAATAAACTGTGAAATTACCGATGAAGTCGACAAATACCTGTGGGCAAAAATGCTTTACAACTGCACATTAAATCCTCTGGGCGCAATACTGGACGTCACCTACGGCCAGCTGACCGAAAACCCCTACACACTGGAGATAATGAACAGTATCATAGATGAGATTTTTGAGGTCATCAAAGCATCCCCATATGAGACCCTATGGCAAAGTCCGGAGGAATACAGGGACCTGTTCTACTCAAAGCTGGTTCCGGACACCTATAACCACTACTCATCAACACACCAGGACATTAAAAGGAAGATACCTACAGAGATTGACACACTGAACGGCAAGGTCATCCAACTAGGTAAGCTCAACAATGTTAATGTAAAAACTAATGAATTTATATATAACCTAATAAAAGCAATAGAATCAACCTTCTAA